CCGCCGGTATTAACTCGTGGTCGTCTTGATAAAAAACTGGATGGTTTTTGTCGTCTTAGTCATTAAAGAGCACGTCTCATCATGATGATGTTAGTAACAAGATTTTGCATATAGCCTAGAGTATGAACTTCAAAATTCTGGGAACGTATTTCTTTCTCTGGTCATGAAACTAGGGTTAGACCATATCAATAACaagaaatttttggtgaatCTATACATGATCAGGGAGGCTAGCTGCAGATGCTTTCGTGGGGCTGTTTGGCGTGGCCATGGCGCATGCGCTCGTGGTGGCCGTGATGATATCTGCCGGCCACATCTCCGGCGGCCACCTCAACCCTGCTGTCACGCTCGGCCTCCTTTTCGGCGGCCACATCACTGTCTTCCGGTCGATTCTGTACATGATCGACCAGTTGCTCGCCTCCGCAGCAGCTTGTTTTCTTCTGCAGTATCTCACTGGAGGACTAGTAAGTCATTCCAGTTGCTCGCTCTTCAGCCTCGCGGAAAGATCAATACACACGGATCACATACAGCAGAGTAGTTCACAAACTACGCATTACATTAAAACCCAAAGCTTTTAGATGACGAGATCATTCGTACATTAGATCGAGTTTTAACTCGTGTTCGAGCAATCTGAGATTCTATCGCCGCACTAGCTTCGCGCGTTGTGATGAGCATTATGTTTCATCATCTGTTTTCTTCCCGTAACGATCGCAAACTTGACgatctaattaattttttaatgacaCCTTCGTGATTAAACTAAGAGAAAAGTAAGAAAAGGTCAATCAAGTGATGGGTCTCCAAGCTGTATATTCTTGTCCTCACTGCGCTTTTTTCACAAAACTTTATGACCTTTGGCCTTAATTTGTGCAGGCTACGCCAGTACATACACTTGCGAGTGGAATGACCTCCCTCCAAGGAATATTATGGGAGATTGTCCTGACGTTTTCCCTGTTGTTCACCGTCTACGCCACCATCGTGGACCCCAGGAAGAGCGCACACGGGGCCCAAGGCCCGATCCTCACCGGGCTCGTCGTCGGGGCCAACATCTTGGCTGGCGGAGCCTTCTCGGGGGCCTCGATGAACCCGGCTCGCTCCTTCGGGCCTGCTCTGGCGAGCTGGGATTGGACTGACCACTGGGTCTACTGGGTCGGACCCCTCGTTGGCGGCGGCCTCGCCGGGTTGGTCTACGAGAACTTCTTCATCTGCAGATCTCACGCCGTTCTTCCGACCATGGAATAGGCTTTCTAATTCTAAGCGAAGTTCGTGATTGGACTCATGTATGAATTATGATGGGCATTGAAAATTACTCTGGTAGTCCAGCTCAGTTTATGTAAAAACCCAATGTTACTATGCTGCTCAATGAAGGGTATTTCATGAGATCTATTTCCAATTAGCTATTGAT
This genomic interval from Rhodamnia argentea isolate NSW1041297 chromosome 4, ASM2092103v1, whole genome shotgun sequence contains the following:
- the LOC115750120 gene encoding aquaporin TIP4-1, which encodes MAKIALGNSREATQPDCVKALVIEFVATFLFVFAGVGSAMAAGRLAADAFVGLFGVAMAHALVVAVMISAGHISGGHLNPAVTLGLLFGGHITVFRSILYMIDQLLASAAACFLLQYLTGGLATPVHTLASGMTSLQGILWEIVLTFSLLFTVYATIVDPRKSAHGAQGPILTGLVVGANILAGGAFSGASMNPARSFGPALASWDWTDHWVYWVGPLVGGGLAGLVYENFFICRSHAVLPTME